AGTGGTGAAGAGACCGGGAGGAAGCGGAAAGAGAAAAGGCGGTGGTGGATGGAACGGAGACGAAGGAGGTTTGACGCAAACCTGGCCTGCGGGACTGAGAAGAGGAAGGTCTGGTCTTGAAGATAGCGCACGTTGAAGCAGCACGCAACCCCTCCAATGAAGGCCTGGAGAAGAGCTCCGGCGAGCAGTTCATCGAACCAGAGCTTAGGGGAAGAGATGGCGAGACAAAGAAGGTGATCTGAGGTTCAAAGCAGGAGGCGGGCAGGCGTGTAAGGTGGGCGAGATTGACCTCGTCACCAAGGCCCAGGAAGAGGCGCAGAGACGCATGAGCCAGGTCGGCGTACCGTGGCGAGTGGGAAGCGGAGGCCGCCAGCAGGGGAGCGGGCGGCGCTGCGGGCAAGGGAGCGGAcggcggggaggggaggggggaggaggagccaTCTCCTGCCGATAATGCTCCCGATTCCTCAGCCATCATGTTGTAGTTTGTTCATTACGCCTCCACTCAACAGCACAAACAAAGATCTTTTACGGCTAAACAGCTCCTGActgtcccccgcaaaaaaaaactattgactgcaaagagaaaaaaaagagctCTTGACCGCAGCCGACTGCCGCACTCAACGGGGCCAATCATCCGGCAAATGCCCATGCCACCAATCACACACACGCGCCCCACACTCACCCCACCATCCGATCGGCCACGCCCCCCAGGCACCGTACGGCGCCCGACGCGGCCAGTTCCCCAGCACCACCCGCGAAGCTCCCCGCCCCGCTGCCAGAACGGCCAATAAATAGGACGACGCACACGCCCGCATCCCATCGCCACCACCACGCGCACGCGCACACGGCCACCGTTAGTCTTCCAGCCAGCCGGCATCCTCCGAGCTAGACGGGATCGCCATGGCCGCGGCGGGCAAGTCCAAGGAGGCGGACGCGGCGCGGTGCAGGAGGCACCCGAGCCACCGGCACGCGGCCGGCGTCTGCCCCTTCTGCCTCAGCGACCGCCTCTCGCGCCTCTCCGCCGCCGCGTCTGCCGCCGCCTCCGAGCCGTCGTCGGCGTCCTCGTCCGGGGCGGCGAGCGTCGCGTCGGCCCAGACGGCGCCGCCCTGCCGCGAGGCGCGCCGGGCGAGGCTGGGGATGCTGATGCGGCAGGACGTGCCGGAGGCGGCCGCGGGCGGTCACCACGGCAAGAAGGAGGTTGGGACTGCGCCAGCCGAGGAGAAGAAGCCGGCGAAGAGGGGCAACTTCTGGACCCGGCTGCAGCAGGCGAGCTGGTACAGGAGGGACGGCTGCTCGGTGGCGTCCGTGAAGaagggcgccgccgccgcgccgccgcacaaGCGGGCGGCGTCGCTGTTCTGAACCTCCGGCGAGCGGGAGGCCGCGCGGCCAGTCGGTTGAGCGACATTTGCTCGGTTGGTTGGTTGGTTTCTGGTTCTGGGTCGTGTGCTGTGCTGTTCCGGAGCGGAGCCTACGTGgccggatggatggatggatggatcaccTGCTCTGCTCGTCTAATCCGGCGTCTTTCTCGCTGTTTCTTTCGGGTTTGGTGCGCGGTTGTTGGAAGAGTACTAGTCTTGGTGGATGGAATGAAGGACAGCCTAATGGCTCGTCCATTTTTGTACAGCACAGATCATCGGTCTCCAATGAAAGAGCTTGCGTTCGACTCGATCGCGTTGTTCGTTTGTTTGTTCGTTTCCCCGTCGCCATCGAACTGGTGGATGTTTCCTTGTCGTGCTGGCGAGATTCACTAGCTCCGTAGGTTGCATCTGACAGCTGAGCCTGTCAACATTGTACAGTTTTTTTGACCCGAACATTGTACAGCTGGAATAAGCGTGTTGGTTTTGCTTCAGAGGCAGGCAAATAGGAAGCAAAAACGATGAACaccttttcgcaaaaaaagaaagaaataaaagatgAGCACCTAGTAGAGCTCCGAAACATCAAAAGTGTTTGCAACTGACCTGTTTTCTTGAACACCAGGGACGAGCCTTCGCCATTTTGGGACCATCACAGAACTGGTTTCAATTTGATGTTTACATCCTTCGCCATTTGACGCGAATTTGTGACCTATGTACACATTCTACCCCTTCGTTTTCTCTTCGGGGATCCTATACCGTACAAAGGTTTTTCTATACCTTCTATACCATTTCCGAGGGACTATACATTCTGTACCTCCCTTTCATACTCTAACTTTGGACATGTCACAGttccaaaaaaaaggaaaaactttgGACATGTCAAACCACCTCATCGATCATCGAATCGCTCGATCCGTTTCGAGGGCGCTGTCATCCTCGTCAAGGTACTCCACATCCGCCCGTGGGTTGCTCGAGTGACGTTTCAACCCCCGGAAGATCTCGTCCAGCGAGTCCGACGTCGACGAGCTCGTGCGCGACAGGCTCGAAGGAAGCAGCCTCTTGGCACTCATGCTCGATTTGAAGCTCCGAAACCCCGCCTTCATCGACGCCCATCTCGACGCGGTTCCAGCTGATAAATCTGGCACCACACTAACAGGAGGAGATGGGTTTTCAGAGTCCCCTGCTTCGAGCAGAACAGAGGTGGAAGTGGAACGGGTTTCCTCTTTCACTTGTTTAACTGACTTTTGACTGCTGGGCTGTTCTGTGATGGAGGAGTATTTGTGGTCAGCGTTGACACCATATTTTGACTGGGCTCCTCCTTCCCTTTTGGGAGAATGTGGAGCTGCTTTTATCACCACCAACTTTTCTACACCCTGTGGAGAACAGATAGATAGAAGTATGAAATGAGAGTGAGGTCTCCAAGCACCCTAAGAATTAACAATCATGGTGGACAAGCAGACGCCCAGAGAAAAAAATTCACACCTGTAGCATGGTTCCAGATTCAACGTCTTCGCTAACGGAACTGAAGTTTCTTGCCAATGGAGTGACCTGCTCGCCGAGTTTGCGCGCTTGCTCGATCCAAGATCTTTCTGCAGATGAAACACATCATATTCAGGCAGGCAATACCATCTGATAGGAAAAGCTAAGCTAGTGACTGAGCAGCAACAAGCTTGACTGAGAAAAAATGATTGATTAAAGGTTCGACCAGTCAAACGGGAAACACCAGATTATTTATGCTGCTCCCCTTCTCGaaaaaaaacatatatttgttgcTACCAGTTCAGTTAAAAAATTATTTGCAGAAGGAATACCGTACTGAAATCGTGTAAGATCAAGCGGTATGACAAAAAAAAAAACAAGCATGTGTGGACTGTGGAGTGAAAGAAAAGATATCCGTCAAGATACATGAGCAGCGACTTACCTTTCTGCAGAATCATCACTCCAGATGGATCAAATCCGTTTGTATCCTCTTCTTCCTCGGTCCAGAATTTGAACCTTTTCCAGCTTCCAAATATTTCGAACAGATAGCCGAAGAAATTGCCCGCGACCAGTATAGTATAAACAACCATAATGAGTGGATATATTCTGTTGAAGTTTCTCCCAAAGAAAGGAACTGCATCATCAATGCTCCCCATCCTCTGCATAATAGCACAAGAGATTATTTATCCAGCAGTTAACTAGGGCTTATCTAGCAGGTAAACAGTAAGCATGTAGAATAGGAAGCAGCTGAACTTTTGCATCAAAAATGAACCAACACTGTGTTATCACCTAGACACAAGAATATCAGAACTACTTGCTGCACATTATTAAGGTAAACAGTAGCCAATCCTCTTTTTTCTTCCCATGAGCAAATTTTGTAGTAGAATGAAAGCTAATGGAACTATGGGAGTACTGTTGAATGGAAAGTCTGGGTATGATTTGCGCTATAGCAGGTGATTTTTTTTGTGCTACTCATTTGTACTGAGCTCAGATTTGTGCCATAGGTGGAATTTGTCAGAAACAGCTGCATGTCCCTGTAACTTTCTTGGTTAGAATTCCCTTTTTCTCCAACAAAATGGAAAACAATAGAAGACTATCGCTGCTTTTGTATTCCCTACATATCGACAAAACCTATTCATGAGGAGGATTGCTTAAAATCTACAAATTCATGAGGAGGAGTACAAAAGAGTGGTAACAAGCAATGCAGAAAAGGAGCATATCAAAAACTATTACCTTCTCAAAAGTAGTTCTAACATCACCACCAAGATGAACGAGGTTCAGAAAGTTGTAAGAAATAGCAGGTGCGTATCTTGCAACCATTCTGAAAAAACACATTTGATGCAAAACTCAGGACAGTGTGCAAAAAAGGTTGGATTGACGCCCTTGAAACATCAAATAGTAGGAAACCGGAAGACTTACGAGCAGATCATAAGCAGGCTGACAGAGCTAGTTTGTCCTGGAGTCAGTGAATAGACCACCATCATCCCTATCCTAAAGAGCGGATAATATGTGCAAATGCACATGTACATCAGTGGAGCAAATGCAACAACCTGTTAAGTGGTATTAGCAGGCAAAGCGTTAAAATTAGTATTTCAAAGGTCATTTCTTTCATGATGAATGTACAAGCAAGTAAAGGTATATGCATGTGACTAAACAGTCTTGCAAAAGAAGTATGTTTACACCACAGACTTTTTAAATGTGGTCATTGCGTGTTTTTTCTTCCAAATTAATGGCAAGTGCACCTTCTACAGAATTGATTTTTTTCTGTATATGTACAGCTATAAGAATAGAAATAAAGTGGTGATTATCGGTGATCATAGATAACAAACTTCCCATAAGTTGGCTGCAAGCTGGAGGAAATATTTCAGATTCTACTTCAAACACAAGGCAATGCTACACACTTAAATTAATTAATTTCTTACCTGGACTAAAATTTCTTGCTTTCCTGCAGCATTTATAAGAACAGAAAAAAGTGACAAATGGACACCAGTTGGCAGCAAAGTGGCCTCAGCCAACAATATGGCAGCTGAGATGCAACCAAGGAGAACAGAAAGAACTTTCAGGAGTCGGTTTAACAGTATACAGcgccaaatgaactctgaaaatgtgaaGGTGTTCGCAAGTCAGTTCCATGAATTTAGGACAGGCCAGGGAGATTAACATAAAATTGTTGGTGTGTAGGAAAGCTCTGTAAAAGATCCATTGGTATTGGGCCTATGCTAACTTGCGTGAGCGGTTCAAGCTTTATTATGCGGAATCTACATGCTAGTGGGATTTTCTTGGTGCAATCTGTGTATGCGGCTCTAGTCAATTCCCACTTCCACTTCCATCGCgaacaaatttgaaaatttgaactcCCTCTGAAAATTTAAATATTCTTGTGGTACTTGAGTGGGGTAGTCATAATAATAAACAGCAACTTGGATTGGTAGTAATTTATTTTATCAGGAGGAAGATTATATTCAACACCTCTTCTTTGATTGCCCTTCAGCTTGTTTTGCATGGCTTTTAACATTGCTCCAACTCATACTGTAGTTCATATTTTTGAGGATTGGCTAAGAGGACAAAGTGGGGTCTAGTCTCCAATTTTGCTCAACATTTGACTAACAGAAATTATCTGATCCTGTGAAGGTTGGAGATTACAAATGGAGCTCGGGCGCCATATAGCCcgaattttgaaaatttcaaaaattaTCATTTTATGTTTCAATAATTATGAAAAAACTTACACATGTATATAGGGATGTATACTACATGTTTGCAaagtttcatgatgaaatatgtttTGATGTGAGCTgcacaaaaaaataaaaacaaagtcATGAATTTCTAGCAACATGTACTATTCACTGAAGAAGTTGATGATTTTTCTTTTGTAGATCACATCAAGGCGTATTTCATTATGAAAATTTACATACATTAATTATACATCCATCTCTGTGTGTGTGCTTGTTTAAGAAAATGAGACTTAGAAAATTGGTTTTTGATTTTGCGAAATTTCGAACTCCATGGGACTTGGGAGCCAAAAATTCTCGCTCATGTAAGGCATTTTCAATCGGCACGCTGGTAAAGAGATATGACAAGATATTCCAAATCTGGATTGTAGGAACATACCTATATGGTCAAGGAAGGATCCTAGTGTGCCTGATCGACTTTCCCTTAAATCTGATACATATTTCCTGTAAGAACAAACAGAAAGTAAGTTATCAGTGCTTCGAACTGATGGCCCAAAGATTTGGCATGAAGATAGCTGATAACCAGCTTGCAATGCATGCTGATTGTTGTGGTGAGGGTAATATTAACAAGTATAGTTTACTAACATTTTAAGAATGTCTACAAAATGACACACAATTGGGTGCGTGTTCGAGAAAAAACAGTATTTGTTTATTATGTTATTTACTGCTTTCTCCTACATGATAACAAAGCCAACCAAACCTGCTTCACAAATATGCAACAGTGCAATACCCACTATCATCCTCGATGGACCAAGTAATCGCTTCAACTGACTATTTAGCGGCGGTGTAAATACTACAACATATCTCCCCGACATAGGTTACCACAGTATATGGTTGAACAGAGCAAAACATAAATCAAAATATTTCAAAGATTTCTCAGAAGTTGTATCAAGACATTAACTATCAAATTTATGCACAAACTGACAGTCTGACACAACCATTTATCTGTAAAGTAAGAAGTCAATACGTACCATCCGTCTGCATCATGTTGCTCATAATTTGTCACTGTGTCTTCCAGTTCAAGGGCTTCCATGACAGAAGTCGTATATTTGCTGCAAACAATCAAGTACGGTTAAATAGTTACAATTAAGAGCAGCAAAAATATGGTCTGGAATTGTACAGAAAATGAGCGCAACAAAATTGTACAAGGGTGTGAATTTTATTTTCGAACTTTAGGAGTTGTTTGCAAGAATTTAATCATAAATGCACACTAAAAGATACTAAGATGTGCTAGTTTAGCATATTGTACCTTTTACACCTACAGTACTCCTCATGAGCTATCCTAAGTCGACGTCGAAGTGCAGCCATCGTTTTCTCGTCAGTATCATAATCCATATCATTTTCTGCTAGTTTGTTTCCACCAGAAAGCTTGAACAGTGGGTCATCTCTCAGCTGAAGAAATAGATTTGAGCTTGTGAGTTATTATGAATAATTAAAATATGTAAATATCAATTTATAGCGGTACCTGGGCATCCATACCATTTGAGCTAGCATATTATCAATAATATCCATAAAAGGCCTTAGTGGGTCACGCTTGGACATTTGTTTTGATGTGGCTTGAACAACCTTAGACAAGGAAAGGAACATGCcttaagaagaatgcaataatcaTGAGATGACAGTTTAAGAACCCAGAGAAGTACATACAGTGATTGCGTTGCAATATTCTTGGCGAGCATTATCAAGTTTTACAGTCATCTTTGCAACCATGTGAGAGAGAATTTTTTGACGGCGAGTCCAATCAGCATTTCTCCATATATCCTTTGGAATTTCGCTCAAGCCAAAACCAAGAAGAAAGGCACCTGTCACTAGTCCAAAGGTATTTGAGCATGCCATAGCAAAGCCCAAGATAGCACCACCCCTGCAAACAATAGCATTCTTTCAGCGAAGAAAAAGTTGAACCTATTCTCCGATGATCACAAATTGGAATGAAGACATGAAAACAATTGGTGAGAAGAATTGAAATAGTTCAAACTGGATAAAGTTCAGACTGAAGAAGTTATAATACAGTTCCTATTTGTTCCACTAGAGCAGACCCAAACAGCTCAAATCAAAAATCTCACATATGTCTGAACTACACACAGATATTAGATGGGTCGTACAATATGTAAGCGCAGTTGAGACACGAAAAATGAGTACATACCAATCATGATGCATGATTATAATCAAAACTATTCCAAAAAAGCCGATAGATCCCACAATTTCATAATAGAGCAAGTTCGCTCGGATACTGGTTTTCAGCCTTTCTTTAACTGTGAAATCTCCAGCATCCTCATAGCCTTTAATGGTAGGAATGATAGCCCTGTTCAGATGAACATAATTTGACATGAGAATTAGTGTTGTATTTAGACAAACAACATAACTACTGGAAAGAGAGTTCTGCAAGAAAAAGGGGCTCCACCCGAAAAAcatcggaaatgttaacgcccacacgtgtgggcgtttgcatctcgcccacacgcgtggatctgCGTCCGTTCGTgagcgcacgaatcttggcatatttctagtgccacgtaggacaggcctggtgtgtgggcgttcagccggtcgcccacacggccgtttcaccacataggaggggctggtgtgtgggcgttcagcagttcgcccacacgccactttgcacgcacacacaagggctagtgtgtgggcatttgccatctcgcccacacgcccgtctcctctcccacacccaagctgctagttgccatgtgttttgcagtgcacatggcaactgcccctagtgtgctttataagcaggtggcaactctctttttttatccgagtttgccatgtgttttgcagggtacacggcaactgcctagtgtgcacgtaagcagatggcaactctcttttaccgagttgccatatgtttttgcacggtacatggcaactgccctaacgtgcatgTACATGGATgacaactgccctaacgtgcacgtaagcagatggcaactcttcctttttacatggcaactgccctagcatgcttgtgagcacatggcaactcattcaactgcctagtgttagtatgtggcaactcctaaagttatgaaatcatggcaactacattagatcagaccatacatggcaactgcagttgagcaaccatggcaactgcagttgtccgacatggcaaccgtagttcagcgacatggcaactgcagttaaacgaacatggacgagggtctggaccatggcaactgcgggcgcgcggtgaccgtcacgcgtggcgtgcgggaccaggaggtacgaggcctgacatacgggcgtgtgtgcgttatcaacttcgcccacacgcacgcgtgtgagagggatcgggagggaaaaaaagaggcgtgtgggcgctagttgttttgcccacacataggtgtgtgggctgttcctcttatacaccacacaaaatgtgtgggtggactccctaacgcccacacgtgtggcacttatcggcgtcCAAAAACATTGTGCAATTAGGCAGATGAGGTAAGTACCTATAATCGGAATCGCGCAAATTAAGGAGAAAAAGAGCAACATCAACAAAAAGAATGACAGGATTTTGTCATGCTGCCTACGATAATACTCCATTGAGACCAGCTCCAAAAGAATTTAAGGGATGTCCAACAGTCAATATAATATGCAGTCATGTTCAGATAAGGATGTAATATAGTTAAGTTGACCGAAATGTTTGGTCAAATCATTAAACTACACAAACCAACGAAGAAGCGTGCGCTCAAGAAGGCTAAGCATATGTGCCATTGACCGATTCGGCAATTGAAAACCAAGGCAGCAGTTTCAGACCTTACATGTCATGAAAATGACACttcaagttttcacctcatcattTTCTCGAAAAAGTTTTCACCTCATCATTAGCCAGTTAGCGCACGAGTCAACACAAGTTATTGTGATCAGTAGCATACCATGCTAGGACAAACGAGCTCCAATAAGACCAGCTCCAAAAGAATCCGACGTCACCCTTTTGGTTGCCGGTAATTGTCTGTAGTCAGGTAATGGAATAGGAGATCAGAACACAGAACAATAGTAGAATAGAAGAGTCTACATCAGTAACCATGTATGAGTACAATGTAACAACAGCACGGCATTTTGCCTGCCTTCACATTACAATTCTATCAAGAATAAATCCGTACCTGTTCTAAAAAATATACATATATACCAACTGTAACGACGAATTTTTTGGGGGTAAATATCTGAAGTTGGAGGACCAGGGCAAACTCCTTAATCCACAGCGTTACGGATGTGAAACCCCATTTCACGCTTGCAAGTTTCAGCACAAACATCACAAACACGCCGACGAACCGCGACACCCCGCATTCTCACTTCTACGCCAACACGCCATGAATGGACTCACGATTCACGAACGCTGGCGGCTCATAAAAAATCTCTGTTCTACAGCGCACCACAGTACCCAATTCCATGCCACTTCCCAGACCGGCAGTTGATGATGCCGAATCCGCACGCACGGGCAGGAACAACCTAGTTTCTCGATTCGCCGGAATGTCAATTACCAACTACAGTAGCAATCGCACAGCGACACCGAGCGAGGagcagcaagcaagcaagcaaaccgAGATAGAGGAGGCGGCGCCGGGATCGCACCGTGTAGATGTCGGTGGGGACGAGGATGACGAAGGAGAGGGAGCAGAGCCAGGCGTAGCCGACGGTGGCGAGGACGTGGAGCGGCACGGCGGGGCCGGCGAAGTAGCGCAGCGTGGCCGCCACCATCCCCACCGTCAGCGGCAGCGCTATCAGGTAGAAGGCCCACAtctcgccgccccgctcctcccaccggccgccgcctcgtctcccgtGCGTCGTCGATGGGCGGAGAGCGGAGAGGCCGAGCGGGAGGGACGAGGTCGGTGGTGCGGCGTGGCGGGGAATGAAAAGGAAGGAGGCCGCCGGTTAAAAAGCGTGGGCGCGGAGGCAGCTCGAGGGAGGAGTTGGTGGGGCCGGACCGGTTCAGCGGCCTACGTGGCCCGGAGTGGGCCCGATTCCCCGGCCCGCTGAGGTAAGCACGCTGCACACCCACGCGCGCGCGCAGCCCCTTTCCTTTTGGACTTGGACCGCTTCCCggtcgcctcctcctccctccacccGGGCCGCGTCCAAAAGAAAGCTACCGACGAGCAAAATGTCCTGGCCCAATCAACCTTGCAGGAAAAACCATACTACTACTGACGCAGTCATCCTAATAAGTACTCCGCGTACGGTCGTTCTCGGGTAATTTGGCGGAGCAATTAACAAAGTGTTTTCGCTAACACGGACCGCGTCAAGAAGAACACGGTGGTTGTTGCTCGCTGCAGGATGGAAGGTACGGTGCTCGGTGCATCATCATTCATCGCCCCGGCGTAAGTTGACAATCCGAACGCATGCTCGGCTAGTCGGCTGCGGACTGAATCAACATGTATGCACAGATATACTACTGTCTATCTCAAAAAGAGAAAAATGCATATACTACTGTCAAGCTGGTTGGTTTCACCAACCTGTTATTACTTATTAGCATTAAGGAAAATTAAGAGATGACTTTGGATCGTCTGGTCTTGAGTCGTGAGGGCAAAACTGCAACCATCAGTCACTCGTAGGCATCGTTTGGCGCTATGGTCAGGTGTTGGTCATTCAGATTAGTAAAGGTGCCTCTAGCTAAACACGCTTGTCCGTAGTTTTCTAGGCGACTCTGGTCCATGGTTTCTAGCATGCATGGAAACAGAAACACTAAACGGATCTTAACGTATGAAGGCTTGACCCGGGTTTGGGCTAATCTCCCTTGTTTTGGTATTCTGTTGCAACTTTGTGGCGGTTTCTTGAAGGGAAACCGATTATGGGGCATGTTGGTTAAAAAAAAAAAACATATGAAGGTTTCAATGAGGCCCGCCAAATGAATGCAAATTTCTCCCTTATAGCGAGATGGCGTTCTCATATTTGGCACGCGTACCTCACCACGCCCGCTACGTATAGAATTTGGGCCTGCCCAAACTAGCTCAATTTTGGTTTTGAGAAGGCTGTAGAACCTTCCCAGATCATTTATTTTGTTTCTCCTTgcgggttttctttttctttttcattttttgtcatttctttctttttacctttttcatttttattttcttatttcatttttattatttttctttgattTTCTAAAATCAGTGAACAAATTTTCAAATCGGGCTGGGTATTTGCCGAATTAAAAAAATCGTCATAtttttgaaattgtgaatatttttaaaattcataaacatttttcaaatcaGGGTGGACATTTTTTGATTTCAACATCTGTTCGtcgaattcaaaatatgttcatcatATTTCTGTAAATGCgatcatttttcaaattcatgagcaTTTTTCGAATTTCATGAACATTTATTAAATTGTGTACATTTTTTGGAACTCGCAAACAAGTTTTT
The sequence above is drawn from the Triticum aestivum cultivar Chinese Spring chromosome 7A, IWGSC CS RefSeq v2.1, whole genome shotgun sequence genome and encodes:
- the LOC123151758 gene encoding uncharacterized protein, translating into MAAAGKSKEADAARCRRHPSHRHAAGVCPFCLSDRLSRLSAAASAAASEPSSASSSGAASVASAQTAPPCREARRARLGMLMRQDVPEAAAGGHHGKKEVGTAPAEEKKPAKRGNFWTRLQQASWYRRDGCSVASVKKGAAAAPPHKRAASLF
- the LOC123151756 gene encoding LMBR1 domain-containing protein 2 homolog A, with the protein product MWAFYLIALPLTVGMVAATLRYFAGPAVPLHVLATVGYAWLCSLSFVILVPTDIYTTITGNQKGDVGFFWSWSYWSSFVLAWAIIPTIKGYEDAGDFTVKERLKTSIRANLLYYEIVGSIGFFGIVLIIIMHHDWGGAILGFAMACSNTFGLVTGAFLLGFGLSEIPKDIWRNADWTRRQKILSHMVAKMTVKLDNARQEYCNAITVVQATSKQMSKRDPLRPFMDIIDNMLAQMLRDDPLFKLSGGNKLAENDMDYDTDEKTMAALRRRLRIAHEEYCRCKSKYTTSVMEALELEDTVTNYEQHDADGWKYVSDLRESRSGTLGSFLDHIEFIWRCILLNRLLKVLSVLLGCISAAILLAEATLLPTGVHLSLFSVLINAAGKQEILVQVVAFAPLMYMCICTYYPLFRIGMMVVYSLTPGQTSSVSLLMICSMVARYAPAISYNFLNLVHLGGDVRTTFEKRMGSIDDAVPFFGRNFNRIYPLIMVVYTILVAGNFFGYLFEIFGSWKRFKFWTEEEEDTNGFDPSGVMILQKERSWIEQARKLGEQVTPLARNFSSVSEDVESGTMLQGVEKLVVIKAAPHSPKREGGAQSKYGVNADHKYSSITEQPSSQKSVKQVKEETRSTSTSVLLEAGDSENPSPPVSVVPDLSAGTASRWASMKAGFRSFKSSMSAKRLLPSSLSRTSSSTSDSLDEIFRGLKRHSSNPRADVEYLDEDDSALETDRAIR